The following proteins are co-located in the Xiphophorus maculatus strain JP 163 A chromosome 24, X_maculatus-5.0-male, whole genome shotgun sequence genome:
- the LOC102229098 gene encoding calcium-binding protein 39-like, whose product MPLFGKSHKSPTDIIKTLKENLAILVKHDKKTDKASEEVSKCLVSMKEILYGSNDKEPHTETVAQLAQELYNNGLLIALVENLQYIEFEGKKDVCQIFNNILRRQIGARSPTVEYLCSHQEVLFILLKGYETPQIALNCGIMLRECIRYEPLARIVLYSEHFHSFFSYVEMSTFDIASDAFATFKDLLTRHKAVVAEFLEKNYDAVFANYEKLLHSENYVTKRQSLKLLGELLLDRHNFTVMTCYISKPENLKLMMNLLRDKSSNIQFEAFHVFKVFVANPNKTQPIADILLKNQTKLIEFLSNFQKDRTDDEQFNDEKTYLIKQIKDLKKPAS is encoded by the exons ATGCCGCTGTTTGGTAAATCCCACAAGAGTCCCACAGACATTATCAAGACCCTAAAGGAAAACCTGGCCATCCTGGTCAAACATGACAAGAAGACAGACAAG GCGTCTGAGGAAGTGTCAAAATGCTTGGTGTCGATGAAGGAGATTCTGTACGGCAGCAACGACAAGGAGCCGCACACCGAGACCGTGGCCCAGCTCGCACAGGAGCTGTACAACAACGGCTTGCTGATTGCGCTGGTAGAAAACTTGCAGTATATAGAATTTGAG ggTAAGAAGGATGTTTGTCAGATCTTTAACAACATCTTGAGGAGGCAGATCGGCGCGAGGAGCCCCACCGTTGAATACTTGTGCTCCCACCAAGAGGTCCTCTTCATCCTGCTGAAAGG ATACGAAACCCCCCAGATAGCGCTGAACTGCggcatcatgctgagggaatGTATTCGCTACGAGCCACTCGCCAGGATAGTTCTCTATTCCGAACATTTCCACAGCTTCTTCAGCTATGTGGAAATGTCCACATTTGACATTGCTTCTGACGCCTTTGCGACCTTTAAG GATCTCCTTACAAGACACAAAGCGGTTGTGGCTGAATTCCTCGAAAAGAACTACGATGCT gtgtttgctaactatGAGAAGCTGCTGCACTCTGAGAACTACGTCACAAAGCGGCAGTCACTTAAG CTCCTGGGCGAGCTGTTGTTGGACAGACACAACTTCACGGTGATGACATGCTACATCAGCAAGCCTGAAAACCTCAAGCTAATGATGAATCTGCTCAGAGACAAGAGCTCCAACATTCAGTTTGAGGCCTTCCACGTGTTTAAG GTGTTTGTAGCGAACCCCAACAAGACGCAGCCCATCGCTGACATCCTGCTGAAGAACCAGACCAAACTAATCGAGTTCTTAAGCAACTTCCAGAAGGACCGCACAGACGACGAGCAGTTCAACGACGAGAAGACGTACCTTATCAAACAGATCAAGGATCTTAAAAAACCAGCCTCCTAA